A genomic stretch from Leptodactylus fuscus isolate aLepFus1 chromosome 10, aLepFus1.hap2, whole genome shotgun sequence includes:
- the ZDHHC16 gene encoding palmitoyltransferase ZDHHC16 isoform X2: protein MRNVRRLFLRCLRLGHRRKFTYLNLLTDYLRYCRLCLVSLTYNSFTNSDVVIESLFEPVYWLVDHVTRWFGVVFVALVIVLTSSIVLIVYICVLPLILQTYSTAWICWHVTYGHWNLILIVFHYYKAITTPPGYPPQAQKNIPSVSVCRKCIAPKPARTHHCSICNKCILKMDHHCPWLNNCVGHYNHRYFFSFCLFMTLGCIYCSISSRVMFREAYAAIETYSQTPPPAFSFRERVFHKCIIYLWVLCSSVAVALGALTLWHAMLITRGETSIERHINKKERKRLQSKGKIFHNPYSYGRCSNWRLFFGVETQLQWITRVLLPSSHEAYGDGLTWNAPHWIPTKQTPVLAI, encoded by the exons ATGAGAAACGTCCGGCGCCTGTTCTTGAGGTGCCTTCGCCTAGGACACAGAAGGAAATTCACATACCTGAACTTGCTGACTGACTACCTGCGGTACTGTCGTCTCTGCCTTGTGTCATTGACCTACAACTCCTTCACTAACAGCGATGTTGTCATCGAGTCTCTGTTTGAGCCTGTATATTGGTTGGTGGACCATGTGACAAGATGGTTTGGCGTg GTGTTTGTGGCTCTGGTGATCGTACTCACCAGCTCCATTGTACTGATCGTGTACATTTGTGTCCTTCCTCTTATCCTCCAAACCTATTCCACTGCCTGGATCTGTTGGCATGTCACCTATGGCCACTGGAATCTCATCCTGATCGTCTTTCACTATTACAAGGCGATTACTACCCCTCCTGGATACCCCCCACAG GCACAAAAGAATATCCCGTCTGTGTCAGTTTGCCGGAAGTGCATTGCACCAAAACCTGCGCGGACGCATCACTGCAGCATCTGTAATAA ATGCATTTTGAAAATGGATCACCATTGCC CCTGGCTTAATAACTGCGTGGGGCACTACAACCATCGCTACTTCTTCTCCTTCTGCCTCTTCATGACTTTGGGTTGTATCTACTGTAGCATCAGCAGTCGTGTCATGTTTCGGGAAGCCTATGCAGCTATAGAG ACGTACAGCCAGACGCCACCTCCTGCCTTCTCCTTTCGGGAGCGAGTGTTTCACAAGTGCATCATATACCTCTGGGTTCTTTGCAG CTCTGTGGCAGTGGCTCTCGGTGCCCTCACGTTGTGGCACGCCATGCTTATCACCCGAGGGGAGACCAGCATAGAGAGACACATTAACAAGAAGGAGAGGAAGAGACTGCAAAGCAAAGGGAAG ATATTTCACAATCCGTACAGTTATGGCCGCTGCAGCAACTGGAGACTTTTCTTTGGAGTAGAAACACAATT GCAATGGATCACGCGTGTCCTCCTGCCGTCTTCCCACGAGGCTTACGGAGATGGTTTGACGTGGAATGCTCCACATTGGATCCCCACCAAGCAGACGCCAGTCCTTGCCATATGA
- the ZDHHC16 gene encoding palmitoyltransferase ZDHHC16 isoform X1 produces the protein MRNVRRLFLRCLRLGHRRKFTYLNLLTDYLRYCRLCLVSLTYNSFTNSDVVIESLFEPVYWLVDHVTRWFGVVFVALVIVLTSSIVLIVYICVLPLILQTYSTAWICWHVTYGHWNLILIVFHYYKAITTPPGYPPQAQKNIPSVSVCRKCIAPKPARTHHCSICNKCILKMDHHCPWLNNCVGHYNHRYFFSFCLFMTLGCIYCSISSRVMFREAYAAIEKMKHHDAERLQLAGNETYSQTPPPAFSFRERVFHKCIIYLWVLCSSVAVALGALTLWHAMLITRGETSIERHINKKERKRLQSKGKIFHNPYSYGRCSNWRLFFGVETQLQWITRVLLPSSHEAYGDGLTWNAPHWIPTKQTPVLAI, from the exons ATGAGAAACGTCCGGCGCCTGTTCTTGAGGTGCCTTCGCCTAGGACACAGAAGGAAATTCACATACCTGAACTTGCTGACTGACTACCTGCGGTACTGTCGTCTCTGCCTTGTGTCATTGACCTACAACTCCTTCACTAACAGCGATGTTGTCATCGAGTCTCTGTTTGAGCCTGTATATTGGTTGGTGGACCATGTGACAAGATGGTTTGGCGTg GTGTTTGTGGCTCTGGTGATCGTACTCACCAGCTCCATTGTACTGATCGTGTACATTTGTGTCCTTCCTCTTATCCTCCAAACCTATTCCACTGCCTGGATCTGTTGGCATGTCACCTATGGCCACTGGAATCTCATCCTGATCGTCTTTCACTATTACAAGGCGATTACTACCCCTCCTGGATACCCCCCACAG GCACAAAAGAATATCCCGTCTGTGTCAGTTTGCCGGAAGTGCATTGCACCAAAACCTGCGCGGACGCATCACTGCAGCATCTGTAATAA ATGCATTTTGAAAATGGATCACCATTGCC CCTGGCTTAATAACTGCGTGGGGCACTACAACCATCGCTACTTCTTCTCCTTCTGCCTCTTCATGACTTTGGGTTGTATCTACTGTAGCATCAGCAGTCGTGTCATGTTTCGGGAAGCCTATGCAGCTATAGAG AAAATGAAGCACCACGATGCAGAGAGGCTACAGCTGGCAGGCAATGAG ACGTACAGCCAGACGCCACCTCCTGCCTTCTCCTTTCGGGAGCGAGTGTTTCACAAGTGCATCATATACCTCTGGGTTCTTTGCAG CTCTGTGGCAGTGGCTCTCGGTGCCCTCACGTTGTGGCACGCCATGCTTATCACCCGAGGGGAGACCAGCATAGAGAGACACATTAACAAGAAGGAGAGGAAGAGACTGCAAAGCAAAGGGAAG ATATTTCACAATCCGTACAGTTATGGCCGCTGCAGCAACTGGAGACTTTTCTTTGGAGTAGAAACACAATT GCAATGGATCACGCGTGTCCTCCTGCCGTCTTCCCACGAGGCTTACGGAGATGGTTTGACGTGGAATGCTCCACATTGGATCCCCACCAAGCAGACGCCAGTCCTTGCCATATGA
- the MMS19 gene encoding MMS19 nucleotide excision repair protein homolog, which produces MAEAQDSLWGLVEEFVSGQQDSKVAEVATGVKDGAFTVLQVVEALGSCLANPEPRTRGRGVQLLSQVLLQCYANLKDKEVEVLVVFYENRLKDHHVLIPYVLQGLKALSMSVVFPPGRAVSVLKSIFQEVHVQSLMQLDRHTGYMIITNFMNNREEELKSLGADFTFGFIQVMDGEKDPRNLLVAFQIVQNIITKNYALGPFVEELFEVTSCYFPIDFNPPANDPHGITREDLILSLRAVLASTPRFAEFLLPLLIEKMDSDIQSAKVDALQTLTAACAVYEQKELKEFLSGLWSSIRREVFQTASDKVEAEGLAALHALSACLSRSVLGPDSEDLLDIFLTNILRDCRHHLCEPDMKLVWPSAKLLQAAAGASSRACRKVTANVLPLLLDQYNQHAQSSHRRTILEMTLGFLKLQSKWLEEEDGNGLASFKEPLCSMVFSAVTDPSTQLHQVAVKALTVLATHPGFLTSGDIDLVVDHLTRLIVEETDSHSCQTAIESSGSLAKVHPAVFISRMVPQLCSRLQTVPTESPGSTIPQHTVWQRCHEALAAVSTHHSIVQETVPILLDYVRQTQKGEINAEDVVAVCKSLHHIAVLCQENAQSLCYYHQKVVPCLLSLTVQAAMQDRGSSADRHVLLQDSVLTAMVPLVIASTTHLSPELLSSSVSQIINLFLDGDVSILTENTFTSTFLPFQIDGPAAPQSRLVALLMAYVCSLPRNVEIPHLSRLLQDLLSLSLAGCCAFAFTSAAKCFAGLVNKCPAGKQLDGILQSASHKMESGLHDESKRTQAVTLLAWVTKALILRYHPMNGQLTNKMIGLLSDRDLGPLAADLFSLLVSDSPDILNKTCHADVRIMFRQRFFTENVPKLVQGFHAASEDDKPNYLKALSHVLNCLPKQVLITELPSLISLLLEALSCPDNIVQLSTLTCLEPLLLDAAEILNVHIDTLISKLVCLTTSRSMAVRITALKCMLGLTKLPLPMLLPYKQQVIRALAKPLDDKKRLVRKEAVEARCQWFLIGSPGS; this is translated from the exons ATGGCTGAGGCGCAGGACTCTCTGTGGGGGCTGGTGGAAGAGTTTGTGTCAGGACAGCAGGATAGTAAGGTGGCGGAGGTGGCGACAG GTGTGAAGGATGGGGCATTCACGGTGTTGCAGGTGGTGGAAGCCCTTGG gtCCTGTCTGGCAAACCCTGAACCCAGAACCAGAGGACGAGGCGTACAGCTCCTGTCCCAGGTCTTACTACAGTGTTATGCCAACCTGAAAGATAAAGAAG TGGAAGTCTTAGTTGTGTTCTATGAAAACAGACTGAAGGATCACCATGTCCTTATACCCTATGTCCTCCAAGGACTCAAGGCGCTG AGCATGTCTGTGGTGTTTCCTCCCGGACGAGCAGTGTCGGTGCTGAAATCCATATTCCAGGAAGTCCACGTTCAG TCTTTAATGCAGCTCGATCGTCATACCGGGTACATGATCATCACCAATTTCATGAACAACCGGGAAGAAG AGCTGAAGAGTCTCGGAGCGGATTTCACATTTGGGTTTATTCAAGTCATGGATGGAGAAAAGGATCCGAGGAACCTCCTGGTGGCCTTTCAGATTGTGCAGAACATCATTACGAAGAACTATGCTCTTG gTCCATTCGTAGAGGAGTTATTTGAAGTGACGTCCTGTTATTTCCCCATTGATTTTAACCCT CCGGCCAATGATCCACATGGGATTACTAGAGAGGATCTGATACTAAGCCTCCGAGCTGTGCTGGCCTCTACTCCACGTTTTGCCGAG TTTCTACTTCCACTGCTGATTGAGAAAATGGACTCTGACATACAAAGTGCCAAAGTGGATGCACTGCAGACATTG actgctgcatgtgcGGTTTATGAACAGAAAGAACTGAAGGAGTTTCTGTCAGGCCTCTGGTCCTCCATCCGTAGAGag GTATTTCAGACTGCGAGTGATAAGGTTGAAGCCGAGGGCCTGGCCGCACTCCATGCCCTGTCCGCCTGCCTCTCCCGCTCTGTCCTAGGTCCAGACTCTGAAGATTTATTAGACATTTTCTTAACCAATATCTTGCGAG ACTGCAGGCATCATTTATGTGAGCCCGATATGAAGCTAGTGTGGCCCAGCGCTAAACTGTTACAGGCCGCCGCTGGGGCCTCCTCCCGGGCTTGTCGGAAAGTGACTGCTAATGTCCTGCCGCTGCTTCTGGATCAGTACAACCAGCATGCACAG AGCAGCCATCGCAGGACAATACTGGAGATGACACTGGGATTCCTCAAGCTGCAAAGCAAGTGGCTTGAAGAAGAAG ATGGTAATGGCCTGGCCAGTTTCAAAGAGCCCTTGTGCAGCATGGTGTTCTCCGCAGTAACTGACCCCAGCACACAGCTCCACCAAGTAGCAGTAAAAGCCCTCACGGTGTTGGCCACACACCCAG GTTTCTTGACCTCTGGTGACATTGATCTAGTCGTTGATCACTTGACCCGGCTTATCGTGGAGGAAACAGATTCTCATAGCTG CCAGACGGCCATTGAGTCTTCAGGATCATTAGCCAAAGTTCATCCTGCAGTGTTTATCAGTCGGATGGTTCCTCAGCTCTGTTCTAGGCTACAGACAG TGCCTACGGAGAGCCCAGGCAGCACTATACCCCAGCACACGGTGTGGCAGCGCTGTCATGAAGCTTTAGCTGCAGTGTCTACACATCACAGTATTGTTCAAGAGACTGTGCCAATACTACTAGATTACGTCCGACAAACACAAAAAG GAGAAATAAATGCTGAAGATGTGGTCGCTGTGTGCAAGAGCCTTCATCATATCGCAGTACTGTGCCAAGAAAACGCGCAGTCTCTCTGTTACTATCACCAGAAAGTGGTGCCCTGTCTGCTGTCCCTGACTGTGCAGGCTGCAATGCAAG ACAGGGGGAGCTCAGCAGATCGTCACGTCCTCCTCCAAGACAGTGTCCTTACCGCCATGGTCCCATTAGTCATTGCTTCCACCACACACCTCAGCCCTGA GTTATTGTCTTCAAGTGTTTCTCAGATCATAAACCTGTTCCTAGATGGGGACGTTTCCATTCTTACTGAAAATACCTTCACCTCCACGTTCCTTCCTTTCCAG ATTGATGGACCTGCAGCCCCTCAGAGCCGCCTAGTTGCACTACTCATGGCCTACGTATGCTCATTGCCAAGAAAT GTGGAGATCCCACATCTGAGCCGCTTGTTGCAGGATTTGCTGTCGCTGAGCCTTGCCGGGTGCTGTGCATTTGCCTTCACATCTGCTGCAAAATGTTTTGCTGGTCTTGTAAATAAATGTCCTGCAG GGAAGCAGCTCGATGGTATCCTACAGAGTGCATCtcacaagatggagtcaggaCTGCACGATGAAAGCAAAAGAACTCAGGCTGTCACGCTACTTGCTTGG GTAACCAAAGCTTTGATACTACGGTACCACCCCATGAACGGGCAACTCACTAACAAG ATGATCGGTTTGTTGTCTGACAGAGATCTTGGACCACTGGCAGCAGACTTATTCTCTCTTCTGGTCTCCGATTCTCCCGACATCCTTAACAAAACTTGTCACGCCGATGTCCGCATCATGTTCCGCCAGAGATTCTTCACAGAGAATGTCCCCAAACTGGTGCAAGGCTTCCATGCTGCTAGTGAAG ATGATAAACCCAATTACTTAAAAGCCTTGTCCCACGTACTGAACTGTCTGCCAAAGCAAGTCCTTATCACAGAACTCCCATCA CTCATCTCTCTGCTGCTAGAAGCTTTATCCTGCCCTGACAACATCGTCCAGCTCTCCACACTGACCTGCTTGGAGCCGCTACTTCTAGATGCTGCTGAAATCTTGAATGTTCATATAGATACCCTCATCTCAAAGCTTGTCTGTCTGACCACCAGCCGCAGCATG GCGGTGAGGATTACAGCTCTGAAGTGTATGCTGGGCCTTACCAAGCTCCCTTTGCCTATG ctcctgccttacAAGCAACAAGTGATCCGTGCCTTAGCTAAACCACTAGACGATAAGAAGAGACTAGTTAGGAAAGAGGCTGTTGAGGCCCGATGCCAGTG GTTCCTGATTGGAAGCCCCGGTAGCTGA